The DNA region AATCCCAGGCGATACTTCAATCCAAAGGGAACTGTCCCCGGGGAGCGGCAAGAAGCCGATCGCCACTGTGCCAATGTAGGCCGCATGTTGGGGTTGCAGGCGATCGAGATAAACGTAGCTTCGGAGTTCGATACCCAAGGAGGAGGCTGGCTTCCGCAGCGGGGGCAATGGCCGGAATCTGTGGGCAATCCACGGGCTTCATTGTGCCAAGGGGCCGGCCCCAGCACAAGGCCGATCGCCCAAGGTGGGGGAACAGCGGGCGATCGGGTCAGAAAATTAGACCAGCTCGCAAAATCCCTCGCCAAAGGGAAGATTTTGGGGGGAAAACTTCCGGGTAGAATGTCGATCTATGCCTGCGCAACCCCTGTCTCTTGCGCCGTTAGTTAATGCCCGTGTTATCGCGTTTTCGTACTGCTGCCAGCGCTGGCACTTTTTTGGTGACTGCCGAGGTGATGCCACCGAAGGGCAGCGACACTAGCCACATGTTGGCCATGGCCGAGCAGTTGCAACCTTGGGTTCATGCGGTGAACATCACCGACGGCAGCCGGGCCGTGTTGCGGATGTCTTCGTTGGCGGCCGCGAGCTTGCTGTTGCAACGGGGCATTGAACCCGTGTGGCAGGTGGCCTGTCGCGATCGAAACCGAATTGCCCTCCAAGCGGATTTGATGGGGGCCCATGCCCTGGGGATTCAGAACGTATTGGCCCTCACGGGTGACCCGGTGAAGGCCGGTGACTTTCCCGAAGCCCGCAGCGTCTTTGACTGGGAAGCGGTGCGCCTGTTGGAAGCGGTGAAGCGGCTCAACCAAGGGCAAGATGCAACCGATCGCCCCTTGGAAAATAGCGGAACGGATCTCTTTGTTGGAGCGGCGGTGGATCCCCAATGTAAGAGTTGGTTGGGGGTGCAGCGGCGTTTTCAGCGCAAATTAGCTGCCGGGGCCCAGTTTTTCCAAAGTCAATTAATTTCTGACTTCGATCGCTTGGATCAGTTCATGACCCAGGTGGCTGCCGGTTGCGGAAAGCCAATTTTGGCGGGGATCTTTCTGCTGAAATCAGCGAAAAATGCGGAATTTATCAACCGCAATGTGCCCGGCGTAGAAATTCCTCAGCATTTGATCGATCGCCTGGCTCGGGCCCAAGACCCCTTACGCGAGGGCATGGCGATCGCCGCTGAACAGGTGGCCATGGCCCGCCAAATTTGCCAGGGAGTCCATATGATGGCGGTGCGCCGCGAGGACTTAATTCCCGAAATTTTGCAGATGGCTGGTTTGGAACCCGTGACCCCGCCCGCCCAGCCGATCGACAGCAATGGCCAGTCCAATGGCCATGCCCATGGTCGTCCCAACAACCATTCAGACAGCCCCTTAGGCAGCCAACCAACCGATCAGGCCACCGATCAGATCACCGATCAAACCACCGGCCAAGCCACCGGCAATAGTTCATCCCCTTCCTTGACCTCTACCTCCTTTTTGCATCCATGAGCACCCCTGATGATTGGCTTGAAGTGGGCAAAATTGTTGCCCCCCAAGGTCTGCGGGGGGAACTGCGGATCTATCCCGACTCCGATTTTCCAGAACGATTTATGGAGCCGGGCCAGCGCTGGTTGTTGCCGCCGGGGGCCAAGCTGGGGCGGGACGAACCCCAACCGGTGCGCCTGCTGAGCGGTCGATATCTGAATAAGCAAAACCTGTATGTGGTGCGGTTTGCGGAAGTGGTCGATCGCACCAGTGCCGAAAACCTCCGGGGAGCCAAGTTGCTAGTTTCGGCCCACAGCCGCCCTCCCTTGGAAGCGGGGGAATATCACCTGATGGACTTGATGGGCATGGAGGTGTTTGATCAGGTGCAACAGGTTTCGATCGGGCAAGTGGTGGGCCTGGCGACCGCTGCTCAGGATTTGTTGCAAGTGCAGCTCACGGACTCGGAACAGGTGATTTTGATTCCCTTTGTGGATGAAATTGTCCCGATCGTTGACCTAACAACCAAGCGTCTGGAAATTGTGCCCCCCGCTGGTCTTTTGGATTTGTAATTCCAGCGGATAAATTCAACCCGAAATCTGCCCGAAATCTGCGGGCGATCGGCTGTTATTTCGGTTGTTGTTGCGACTTTTATTTTGGTTGTGATTAAACAGCTTCTGCCAGTTCCGGCGCGGGCAATTGAGAAGCAATCGCCCAACCCGCGCGTCGAGGCAGCCGAATTTCAAAACCCGTTCCTTGACCCGGTGCAGACTGGCAACTGAGCCGACCATGGTGTTGTTCCACCACAATTTGGTAGGCGATCGACAGGCCTAAACCAGTGCCCTGACCGATCGGCTTGGTGGTGAAAAAGGGGTCAAAAATGCGTGATCGCACCTCTGGGTTAATGCCCGTACCGTTATCGGTAATTTTAACCACCACCTCATGGTCTTCCACGACCGTTTGAATGGTGATCTTGGGAACGAGTTTCGTGGAACTTTCCCCACCAGCAACACCATAGGCTAACGGCTGAAACTGGCTTTCCAGGGCATCGATCGCGTTGCTGAGTAAGTTCATAAAAACCTGGTTCACTTGCCCGGGATAGCATTCCACCAGCGGCAAATCACCATATTGGCGATCGATTTGAATCTCCAAGCCCTTCAACGAGGGTAAGAGTCGATGCTGCAAAATCAACAGCGTACTTTCCAAGCCCTCATGTAAATCCACCGCCTTCATTTCCGCTTCATCAACCCTTGAAAAATTACGCAGAGACAGTGCTAGCGATCGGATGCGATCGGTGCCGGTCTTCATCGAGGTAATCAGCTTGGGTAAGTCAGTCTGAATAAAATCCAGATCGAGTTGATCAAGAATTTCTTCTTGCAAGTGAGGCGATTCTTGGTGTGTTTTCAGCAGTTGAATGATCTTCACCAGCTCCGCAGCATATTCTTCGAGATAACGCATATTGCCATAGATAAAACTGACAGGATTATTCAATTCATGGGCAATTCCCGCTACTAATTGACCGAGGCTCGACATTTTTTCTGCCTGAATGAGTTGGAGTTGGGTTGATTGCAACTCTTGCAAGGTGGCTTGCAGGGTTTGTGCCTTTTCTTGTAAATGAACTTTGGATGTTCGGAGCTGGTCTTCCACCTGCTTGCGATTGGTAATGTCGGTGTGGGAACCGGCCATGCGGTAGGGTCGCCCTTGATAGTTCCGTTGCAAGGTTCCTCGGCACAATACCCAGCGATAGGAACCATCACGATGTCGCAGGCGATATTCCAACTCCCATTGGGTGCGATCGCTGGCAAAAAATTGGCTTAAGGCCTGAGTGAACCGATCGCGATCGTCGGGATGCAAGCGATCAAACCATTGATCAACATGGGGCGGAATGTCTGCGGGTTGATAGCCCAACAAAGCCGCCCAGCGATCGGAAAATAGCGTCCGGCCCGTTTCC from Limnothrix sp. FACHB-406 includes:
- a CDS encoding PhnD/SsuA/transferrin family substrate-binding protein, coding for MKAIQFSSAKSFNFGEASHQNPEWDGEGSEFGTALKIGVLANRGLKIAESMWQPTADYLSAVVSNRQFTMVPLSFDDIHQAIASQAVQFAIVNPGLYVEFETQFGLNRIATLKTLQLGKPVTEFGGAIFSRRDRLPMTQLSDLKGRSVAAVAETSLGGWRMAWRELVEAAIDPYRDFAALEFLGSHDRVVAAVQSGQAEVGIVSTHVLEQLAATGALDLNTIQILPPPAIVPSALPFALSTRLYPEWPFAVLPMVPRAIAEAVTIALLQMPTDAPAAQAAGAAGWTIPLNYQSVHECFQVLQVPPYRDFGRTTASFALAVKGSHDGLWDWMVETGRTLFSDRWAALLGYQPADIPPHVDQWFDRLHPDDRDRFTQALSQFFASDRTQWELEYRLRHRDGSYRWVLCRGTLQRNYQGRPYRMAGSHTDITNRKQVEDQLRTSKVHLQEKAQTLQATLQELQSTQLQLIQAEKMSSLGQLVAGIAHELNNPVSFIYGNMRYLEEYAAELVKIIQLLKTHQESPHLQEEILDQLDLDFIQTDLPKLITSMKTGTDRIRSLALSLRNFSRVDEAEMKAVDLHEGLESTLLILQHRLLPSLKGLEIQIDRQYGDLPLVECYPGQVNQVFMNLLSNAIDALESQFQPLAYGVAGGESSTKLVPKITIQTVVEDHEVVVKITDNGTGINPEVRSRIFDPFFTTKPIGQGTGLGLSIAYQIVVEQHHGRLSCQSAPGQGTGFEIRLPRRAGWAIASQLPAPELAEAV
- the rimM gene encoding ribosome maturation factor RimM (Essential for efficient processing of 16S rRNA) — protein: MSTPDDWLEVGKIVAPQGLRGELRIYPDSDFPERFMEPGQRWLLPPGAKLGRDEPQPVRLLSGRYLNKQNLYVVRFAEVVDRTSAENLRGAKLLVSAHSRPPLEAGEYHLMDLMGMEVFDQVQQVSIGQVVGLATAAQDLLQVQLTDSEQVILIPFVDEIVPIVDLTTKRLEIVPPAGLLDL